The following coding sequences lie in one Synechococcus sp. PCC 7336 genomic window:
- a CDS encoding Spy/CpxP family protein refolding chaperone has protein sequence MQRLPHSSKPRWRRRAAIAVLLSATALPFAVSPASVRAQPQFDGARMPLLEELDLAPEQRQQIRAIWQDARADFLDRRAELQAERETLQGLLAGTAPVEDIRPQFDRVQTLRQEMATLYFENLLAIRELLTPEQRTLLSDRLSQHRGRDRRRGGGHRSFEGDRFGQPPGLQDDGGEF, from the coding sequence ATGCAAAGACTTCCCCATTCCTCCAAACCTCGATGGCGTCGTCGGGCGGCGATCGCCGTCCTTCTGAGTGCCACTGCCCTCCCGTTCGCAGTCAGTCCAGCGTCAGTGCGCGCCCAACCCCAGTTCGACGGTGCCCGCATGCCGCTGTTGGAAGAACTCGATCTCGCCCCCGAGCAACGGCAACAAATCCGAGCAATTTGGCAGGATGCCCGTGCTGATTTTCTCGATCGCCGAGCGGAACTGCAGGCCGAGCGAGAAACGTTGCAAGGGCTGCTTGCGGGCACGGCTCCCGTGGAAGATATCCGCCCCCAATTCGATCGCGTTCAAACCCTTCGCCAGGAAATGGCGACGCTCTATTTCGAAAATCTCTTGGCGATTCGCGAACTGCTCACCCCCGAACAGCGCACTCTGCTGAGCGATCGCCTTTCCCAGCATCGGGGCAGAGATCGGCGGCGGGGAGGAGGCCATCGCAGCTTTGAGGGCGATCGGTTTGGGCAACCCCCCGGGCTGCAGGACGATGGCGGTGAGTTTTAA
- the pip gene encoding prolyl aminopeptidase yields the protein MARNLYPAIEPYNAGKLQVSDMHRIYFEECGNPNGKPAVFLHGGPGGGSLPKYRQYFNPELWRIVLFDQRGCGKSTPHAELTDNTTWDLVADIETLRQHLGIEQWTVFGGSWGSTLALTYAESHPDRCCGLILRGIFMLRQQEIRWFYQEGTNHIFPEAWEDYLKPIPLEEREDLVAAYYKRLTSVDPEVRQEAARAWSIWEGSTSKLYPDANVAAQFGRDGFADAFARIECHYFVNQGFFDREDWLFQNIDRIRQIPGVIVQGRYDVVCPTITAWELHKAWPEAEFIVVPDAGHSVSEPGILSALVEATDRFAGLPFTP from the coding sequence ATGGCGCGCAATCTCTACCCGGCGATCGAGCCCTATAACGCTGGCAAACTGCAGGTATCTGACATGCACCGCATTTACTTTGAAGAATGCGGCAATCCCAACGGCAAGCCCGCAGTCTTTTTGCACGGCGGTCCCGGTGGGGGCAGTCTGCCCAAATATCGTCAGTACTTCAATCCCGAACTGTGGCGAATTGTGTTGTTCGATCAGCGGGGCTGCGGCAAAAGTACCCCCCATGCCGAACTGACCGACAACACCACTTGGGACTTGGTGGCGGATATCGAAACCCTGCGCCAGCATCTCGGCATCGAACAATGGACGGTGTTTGGAGGCAGTTGGGGCAGTACGTTGGCACTCACCTATGCGGAGAGTCATCCCGATCGCTGTTGCGGCCTGATTTTGCGGGGCATTTTTATGCTGCGGCAACAGGAAATCCGCTGGTTTTATCAGGAGGGCACCAACCATATTTTTCCAGAGGCGTGGGAGGACTATCTCAAACCGATTCCGCTGGAGGAGCGGGAGGATTTGGTAGCAGCCTATTACAAACGACTGACGAGTGTCGATCCCGAGGTGCGGCAGGAGGCCGCGCGGGCTTGGTCGATTTGGGAGGGCAGCACCAGCAAGCTGTATCCCGATGCCAATGTGGCAGCTCAGTTTGGGCGCGATGGCTTTGCGGATGCGTTTGCGCGGATTGAGTGCCACTATTTTGTCAACCAGGGCTTTTTCGATCGCGAGGATTGGTTGTTCCAGAACATCGATCGAATTCGCCAGATTCCGGGGGTTATCGTGCAGGGTCGGTACGATGTGGTCTGCCCGACGATAACGGCTTGGGAACTGCACAAGGCTTGGCCGGAAGCAGAGTTTATTGTGGTGCCGGATGCGGGGCATTCGGTGTCGGAACCGGGGATTTTGTCTGCTTTAGTGGAGGCGACAGATCGGTTTGCCGGATTGCCCTTCACCCCTTAA